The Desmonostoc muscorum LEGE 12446 genome includes a region encoding these proteins:
- a CDS encoding eCIS core domain-containing protein, giving the protein MSDVYRQAPKRLRTLQQKKSTASHLTNSSLASPNIPTLANPIPSFGSQINTAAPQILTEASPDLQQTQSGQEQLLQAKPEAVKQSPLTHDISRISLHRPQAKLTVGEPDDQYEQEANRVADQIMRMAIPEPKINQGNIGLQDAHTQEEVQAKPSAAAITPLVQREAMLEEEDEDEEEELQTKPLHTSIQRKTSQEEASPQLATDTGFQGGDNFESRLNSSENGGSPLPNDVRSFMEPRFGTDFSQVRVHTGSEAIQMNRDLNAQAFTHKQNIFFGAGKSPGNDALTAHELTHVVQQTGAAQRKLIQRAIDPTYNVTNGLFKVDATTGGSNLPIRIAFEPSVTAPYSNQIGLIQIVRLTDAGGANIEPQSLPAARGASLRTTADATTGVEGGYFTDVLHNDAPAHGGAGTDAPAGSALPPQYPFDTSSDPANPNPAQPNPATPGLSRPSSGGAQGAIIGYKRSNDPGDIKAAELTDAPGYPTVNPANTDLNFDFETVAKGEDTMTTYGALHWNFEIRSGVVQNENASVQEGQSATFDAALEKHRDFYVHEPVIFYFDFDSDVLSATETAKIDTFLDYLGRFPDVQVTPEGFADRRGGASQHNLDLSLRRASAVGDALRAKGVPEAQISAVTIGSGATEDFTPDATTNQDAEANRRGNRRVVLSFKHEPAAAPAAGGGGATP; this is encoded by the coding sequence ATGAGCGATGTCTATCGACAAGCCCCTAAGCGGCTACGCACGCTGCAACAAAAAAAATCAACCGCATCACATTTGACGAATTCTTCCCTTGCCTCGCCAAATATTCCCACACTGGCGAACCCAATACCGAGCTTTGGTTCACAAATAAATACTGCTGCGCCCCAAATATTAACTGAGGCCTCACCCGACCTTCAACAAACCCAGTCTGGCCAAGAGCAATTATTGCAAGCTAAACCAGAAGCCGTCAAACAATCACCCCTTACTCACGACATTAGTCGCATCTCCTTGCATCGCCCACAAGCAAAACTCACCGTTGGCGAACCAGATGACCAATATGAGCAGGAAGCCAATAGAGTTGCTGACCAGATTATGCGAATGGCGATACCTGAGCCAAAGATCAACCAGGGTAACATCGGTTTACAGGATGCACACACTCAAGAGGAAGTGCAAGCCAAGCCTTCAGCAGCTGCTATCACTCCACTGGTGCAGCGCGAGGCAATGCTAGAAGAAGAAGATGAAGATGAAGAAGAGGAATTACAAACTAAACCTCTACATACATCTATCCAAAGGAAGACTTCACAAGAAGAGGCATCGCCACAACTCGCTACAGATACGGGCTTCCAAGGTGGAGACAATTTTGAAAGTCGGCTAAACAGTAGTGAAAATGGAGGTAGCCCTTTACCGAATGACGTGCGCTCCTTTATGGAACCCCGTTTTGGTACTGATTTTAGTCAAGTGCGGGTACATACAGGCAGTGAAGCAATTCAAATGAATCGGGATTTGAATGCTCAAGCATTTACCCACAAGCAAAATATTTTCTTTGGTGCAGGTAAGTCACCAGGTAATGACGCTTTAACTGCCCATGAATTGACTCATGTGGTACAGCAGACGGGTGCAGCCCAGAGAAAATTAATTCAACGGGCAATTGACCCTACATACAACGTGACTAACGGTTTGTTTAAAGTGGATGCCACGACTGGTGGATCGAACTTACCCATCAGGATTGCGTTTGAACCCTCAGTCACCGCTCCCTACTCTAACCAAATTGGACTGATTCAGATTGTGCGTCTGACAGATGCAGGCGGCGCAAATATCGAACCCCAGTCTTTACCTGCTGCTCGTGGTGCTAGTCTACGCACCACCGCTGATGCCACCACGGGAGTTGAGGGCGGATATTTCACTGATGTACTGCACAATGATGCACCAGCCCACGGTGGTGCAGGAACTGATGCCCCAGCTGGCAGCGCTTTGCCACCCCAATATCCCTTTGATACCAGTAGCGATCCAGCGAATCCCAATCCCGCTCAACCCAATCCCGCCACCCCCGGACTTTCACGACCTTCTTCCGGTGGCGCACAAGGAGCGATTATCGGTTACAAACGCTCCAATGACCCCGGCGATATCAAAGCAGCAGAACTAACTGATGCACCTGGATACCCGACAGTCAACCCAGCGAACACTGATCTGAACTTTGATTTCGAGACAGTGGCCAAGGGCGAAGATACCATGACAACTTACGGTGCCCTTCATTGGAACTTCGAGATCCGCTCTGGGGTGGTTCAGAATGAAAACGCATCAGTACAAGAGGGACAATCAGCCACTTTCGATGCGGCTCTGGAGAAACATCGAGATTTCTACGTACATGAGCCAGTTATTTTTTACTTTGATTTCGACAGCGATGTATTGAGTGCCACCGAAACAGCTAAGATTGATACATTCTTGGATTATCTAGGGCGGTTCCCTGATGTACAAGTCACTCCCGAAGGCTTCGCTGATAGGCGCGGTGGTGCTTCTCAACACAACCTAGATCTGTCTTTACGCAGAGCCAGTGCAGTCGGAGATGCCCTACGTGCTAAGGGTGTACCTGAAGCTCAGATTAGTGCTGTAACTATCGGCTCTGGAGCAACTGAAGACTTTACTCCTGATGCTACTACTAACCAAGATGCAGAAGCAAATCGTCGCGGTAATCGTCGGGTGGTTTTGAGCTTTAAACATGAGCCAGCAGCAGCACCAGCAGCAGGGGGCGGAGGGGCGACACCGTGA
- a CDS encoding HEAT repeat domain-containing protein — MNNQDATATPMEQIKTRLYSTDQDTSGLALAELIRLGKKATPVLLEALTHSNPRTRRLAAEGLGEIADPTSADALFQATHDSNPEVRARAATALHKLGDKRSLGALVATLDDYPDILHNPYTASMYPLMQGSKDVLPLVVPLLQAPNDLTRERAFLVVKAVVTKLPQGEDWNQLWHSLGSYDPAAPEAERDKAAKQWEAWLTKL, encoded by the coding sequence ATGAATAATCAAGATGCTACCGCTACACCGATGGAGCAAATCAAAACACGGCTTTACTCCACAGATCAAGACACTAGTGGTTTGGCTTTGGCTGAATTAATCCGCTTAGGCAAAAAAGCAACTCCTGTTTTGTTGGAAGCCTTGACACATTCCAACCCCCGCACCCGTCGGCTGGCGGCCGAAGGACTGGGGGAAATTGCCGATCCTACCAGTGCCGATGCTTTGTTCCAAGCCACCCATGACAGTAATCCAGAAGTGCGTGCCCGTGCTGCTACTGCTTTACACAAATTAGGTGATAAACGGTCATTGGGCGCTTTGGTTGCCACCCTTGATGATTATCCTGATATCCTGCACAATCCCTATACAGCTTCGATGTATCCTTTAATGCAAGGCAGTAAAGATGTTCTACCTTTGGTAGTTCCTCTGCTGCAAGCACCCAACGATTTGACTCGTGAACGGGCTTTTTTAGTTGTTAAGGCTGTGGTGACTAAGCTACCCCAAGGGGAAGACTGGAATCAGTTGTGGCACAGTTTGGGAAGTTACGATCCCGCAGCACCAGAGGCAGAACGCGACAAAGCTGCCAAACAATGGGAGGCTTGGTTGACAAAGCTTTGA